In Parasegetibacter sp. NRK P23, a single genomic region encodes these proteins:
- a CDS encoding 4-hydroxy-3-methylbut-2-enyl diphosphate reductase, whose protein sequence is MKQFNVPAFYRSPLITSIKQQRRSKDKLKKDFTPTLLNFGPLHIYLARHFGFCYGVENAIEIAFRTVEENPGKNIYLLSEMIHNPQVNADLISRGVRFLMDTKGNELIPLSTLSAEDIVLIPAFGTTLEMESKLHEMGIAVEHYNTTCPFVEKVWNRSAQIAEKGYSVVVHGKPGHEETRATFSHSAAGTPTLVVKDIKETIELGKIITGERAKEDFFTLFEGRFSPGFDPEKDLQRIGVVNQTTMLASDTQEIAEYLKKIMVKVFDLKPENTTERFADTRDTLCYATNDNQQAVYGMLETPADIAIVVGGYNSSNTSHLVELCEEKLPTYFISDASKILSDTSILHYDFHHARELLSTDYLPANRPLRILMTSGASCPDALVEQVIERVRELIPGTTDPVIS, encoded by the coding sequence CAATGTGCCCGCTTTTTACAGAAGTCCGCTCATTACGTCCATCAAACAACAACGACGCAGCAAGGATAAGCTGAAGAAAGACTTCACGCCTACCCTGCTCAATTTCGGACCACTGCACATTTACCTGGCCAGGCATTTTGGCTTCTGCTATGGCGTGGAAAACGCTATTGAGATCGCGTTCCGTACGGTGGAGGAAAACCCGGGAAAAAACATCTACCTCCTCAGTGAAATGATCCACAACCCGCAGGTAAACGCCGACCTTATTTCAAGAGGTGTCCGCTTCCTGATGGATACGAAAGGCAATGAACTGATTCCCCTTTCAACCCTGAGCGCCGAAGACATTGTGCTGATCCCTGCTTTCGGCACTACCCTGGAAATGGAATCCAAGTTGCACGAAATGGGCATAGCCGTTGAACATTACAACACCACCTGCCCCTTCGTGGAGAAAGTATGGAACCGTTCCGCCCAGATCGCGGAAAAAGGCTACAGCGTGGTGGTACATGGCAAACCCGGGCATGAAGAGACCCGTGCCACTTTCTCCCACAGCGCCGCGGGAACGCCTACCCTTGTGGTAAAAGACATTAAAGAAACCATTGAACTCGGGAAAATCATTACAGGTGAACGTGCTAAAGAAGATTTTTTCACCCTCTTCGAAGGCAGATTTTCCCCGGGATTCGATCCTGAAAAAGACCTGCAGCGTATCGGCGTGGTGAACCAAACCACCATGCTGGCCAGCGATACACAGGAGATCGCAGAATACCTGAAAAAAATCATGGTGAAAGTATTCGATCTGAAACCCGAAAACACCACCGAAAGATTCGCCGATACCCGCGACACACTTTGTTATGCCACCAACGACAACCAGCAGGCCGTGTATGGCATGTTGGAAACACCCGCGGATATAGCCATTGTGGTGGGCGGGTATAACAGTTCCAATACTTCTCACCTTGTAGAACTCTGTGAAGAGAAACTCCCGACCTATTTTATCAGCGACGCGTCAAAAATATTATCGGATACTTCCATACTGCATTACGATTTTCATCATGCGCGCGAACTGCTTTCCACCGATTATCTTCCAGCGAACAGGCCACTTCGTATACTCATGACCAGTGGCGCGTCCTGCCCTGATGCTTTGGTGGAGCAGGTGATTGAAAGGGTACGGGAATTGATTCCGGGCACAACTGATCCGGTAATCTCGTAA